A genomic stretch from Arachis stenosperma cultivar V10309 chromosome 3, arast.V10309.gnm1.PFL2, whole genome shotgun sequence includes:
- the LOC130970407 gene encoding uncharacterized protein LOC130970407: protein MTCFTARPSPFLLLLLLLLSLSLLFFSFSAKTSFIIPGGVDDREYKEVLPWKIERRSMAEGDAAANTSLVLAKERTNRKDPLDHFNRYTGGWNISNKHYIASVVFTAVPFFVVAAVWFVLFGLTLSFICLCYCCCPREPYGYSRLAYALSLIFLIIFTIAAIVGCLILYIGQGKFHSSTSNTLGYVVNQADYTAENLRNVSDYLDAAKKIGVDAVFLPSDVQKNINDVQTKIRTAANELSNKTSDNSEKIQEGIDGMRLALIILAAVMLFLAFVGFLFSIFGLQCLVYSLVIAGWVLVAGTFILCGVFLFLHNAVADTCVAMDEWVQNPTAHTALDEILPCVDNATAQETLLRTRDVTHQLVVLVDKIISNVTNKNFPSSAGPLYYNQSGPLMPILCDPYNNDLTTRPCADGEVSLDDAAKVWNNYICEVSSSGICKTPGRMTPTIYGQMAAAVNISFALYHYGPFLVDLEDCTFVRQTFTDISHRHCPGLRKYSQWIYSGLVLVSAAVMLSLIFWVIYARERRHRVYTKQFISN from the exons ATGACATGCTTCACAGCACGCCCTTCTCcctttcttctccttctccttctccttctttctctctctcttctcttcttctccttttctgcaaaaacttcttttattaTTCCAG gTGGTGTTGATGATAGAGAGTACAAGGAGGTGCTGCCATGGAAGATAGAAAGGAGATCGATGGCGGAAGGGGACGCAGCCGCGAACACATCGCTGGTGTTGGCGAAGGAAAGGACAAACAGGAAAGACCCTCTCGACCATTTCAACCGTTACACCGGTGGTTGGAACATCAGCAATAAGCACTACATTGCT TCAGTTGTTTTCACTGCGGTTCCATTCTTTGTTGTTGCTGCTGTGTGGTTTGTGCTTTTCGGCCTCACGTTGTCCTTCATTTGTTTGTGTTATTGCTGTTGCCCTAGAGAGCCTTATGGCTATTCTCGTTTAGCGTATGCTCTGTCGTTGATCTTCCTCATTATCTTCACTATTGCAGCAAT AGTTGGATGTCTTATCCTCTACATTGGTCAGGGGAAGTTTCACAGTAGCACCTCGAACACACTGGGATACGTTGTGAATCAAGCTGACTATACTGCTGAAAACCTCAGGAACGTGTCAGATTATCTCGATGCAGCTAAGAAGATCGGAGTCGATGCTGTTTTTCTGCCTTCGGATGTCCAGAAGAACATCAATGATGTTCAGACAAAAATCAGAACGGCTGCTAACGAGCTTTCCAATAAGACTTCAGATAATTCAGAGAAAATACAAGAAGGCATCGACGGAAT GAGATTGGCTCTTATTATTCTTGCTGCTGTTATGCTCTTTCTTGCATTTGTTGGATTCT TGTTTTCGATATTTGGGTTGCAGTGTCTTGTATATTC CTTGGTAATTGCTGGATGGGTTCTTGTTGCTGGCACATTTATACTTTGTGGtgtatttctttttcttcacaa TGCGGTCGCAGATACATGTGTTGCGATGGATGAGTGGGTTCAGAACCCTACTGCACATACAGCCTTGGATGAAATTCTTCCATGTGTGGATAATGCAACGGCTCAAGAAACCTTGCTGCGTACCAGGGATGTGACCCACCAACTTGTTGTACTTGTTGATAAAATCATTTCCAACGTAACCAATAAAAATTTTCCCTCTTCTGCTGGACCTTTGTATTACAATCAATCAGGCCCTCTCATGCCTATTCTCTGCGATCCATATAACAATGACCTCACTACTCGACCGTGTGCAGATGGGGAGGTATCGTTGGATGATGCTGCCAAG GTGTGGAACAATTATATTTGTGAGGTTTCGTCATCAGGAATTTGTAAGACGCCTGGTCGAATGACGCCTACAATTTACGGCCAAATGGCAGCCGCGGTGAATATTAGCTTCGCTTTATACCATTATGGTCCGTTCTTGGTTGATTTAGAAGACTGCACGTTTGTCAGGCAAACATTCACGGACATAAGCCACAGACATTGTCCCGGTCTGCGGAAATATAGTCAGTGGATTTACAGCGGGTTGGTTTTGGTATCAGCTGCCGTGATGCTGTCATTGATCTTCTGGGTCATCTATGCAAGGGAGCGGCGGCACCGTGTTTACACTAAGCAATTCATTTCCAACTAG